The Anaeromyxobacter sp. Fw109-5 genomic interval CAAGCCCGCCTCCGCCCACCGGACGAGCGCGCGGGTGCCGCCGTCCGCGCCGCGCTCCAGGAGCCAGGCCCGCTGCACCTGCGGGTCGCGGACGTCGCCGAGCGCGTCCTGCAGCGCCTTCACCTCGTCCTCGAGGTCCGCGAGGTCTCCGCGCCCGAAGAGCGCCATCGCGGCGCGCAGCCGCCGCGCCGCGACGCGCATGTCGTGCACGGCCTCCACGTCGGGCTCGCCCTCGTCGACCGAGACCGCGGCCTCGTACTGGCGGACGTCCTCGAGGCGGCTGCGGACGAGGAGCGGCGCCGCGACCGAGACGGGCGTGTCGGGCGCGAGCCCGGGGACTTCGGCCGGCTTCGCCAAGGCTATCCCCCGAGCAGCCGCTCCGCCGCCTCGGGGCCGCGCCACCCGAGGACGCGGGGATCCTTCGGCTCGAAGAACACCGACGAGGTGAAGAAGTGCTCGATCTCCTCGAGCACGCGGCGGTCGAGGTCCGCGTGCGTGTGCAGCCCCGCGCCCCGGGGGTTCGCGAGCGGAAGCGCCAGGATCCGATCGTTCCGCTCGCGCCCGCCGCCCTTCGCGTCCTGCTCCAGCTCCAGGACCCCGAGCGCGCGGCAGCGGATCACCACGCCCGGGTAGCTCGCCACCTCCCAGTAGACGAGGGCGTCGACCGGGTCGCCGTCGGCCGCCTTCGTCCCCGGGACGAATCCCCAGTCGTAGGGGTAGGCGAACCCGAGCGGGAGCGGGCGGTGAGCGAACATGACGTCGAGCGCGGGGTCGTGCTTCAGCTTCACGGTCGCGCCGCGCGGCGCCTCGACCACGACGTGGAAGCCGCCCGCCGTGCGCGCCCGGACGGAGGAGATGGGCATGCCTCGAATGTGCGACTCGCCGCGCCCGCGCGCCATGGAGGCGAGGGCGCGCCTCGCTACACGTCCGAGGTGCCGGACGGCCTGCGACATCGCGCGCCGTCACGCGTTCGTCACCGCGCCGGGGCGTGCACTCCGAAGGCGGGGGCGCTAGGCTCCGCCATCGAGTCGAGAGGTCGTCGCGGAGGTCCGATGCAGAGCCCGGCGGAACCCGCCGTTCCCCCGGAGGTCGTCAGCCCGCGCGCGGGGGGTGACGGCGCGCCCGCCGCCGGCGTAGCAGCCGACGCGGCGGCCGCGGTCGCGCGCGACCTCGCGGCGGACACCGCGAAGCTCGACCCCGGCCTCCTCGTGAATCGCGAGCTCTCGCTCCTCGCCTTCCAGTGGCGCGTGTTCGAGGAGGTCAACGACCCCTCGAACCCGCTCCTCGAGCGCGTCCGCTTCCTGTCGATCGTCGCGGCGAACCTCGACGAGCTCTTCATGATCCGCGTCGCCGGGCTCGAGCAGCAGGTGGCCGCCGGCTTGACCGAGCCGTCGTCCGACGGCCTCACCCCCCTCCAGCAGCTGACCGAGCTGCGCCGCGAGACGCTCCGGCTCACCCGCGCGCTCGGCGCCGCCTGGCAGGACGAGCTCCTGCCCGCCCTCGACGCGGCCGGCATCCACGTCCTCGATCACCCTCAGCTCGACCCCAAGCAGGCGAGCTGGGCGCGCACCTACTTCGACGAGATGGTGATGCCGGTGCTGACGCCGCTCGCCTTCGACCCCGGCCGGCCCTTCCCGCACATCTCGAACCTGAGCCTGAACCTCGCGGTGCTGGTGGAGGACGAGGGCATCGATCGGTTCGCGCGCATCAAGGTGCCGGACACGCTCCCGCGGCTCGTGCCCATCGGGCGTGCGACCGGCGGGCTCGACGGGTCGGGAACGGCGCACCGTCACCACGCGTTCGTCTGGCTGGAGCAGCTCGTGGCGGCGCACGTGGAGCGGCTCTTCCCGGGAGTGAAGGTGAAGGGGGTCCACCCCTTCCACGTCACGCGTGACGCCGAGATGGAGCTCCAGGAGCTGGAGGCGGCGGACCTGCTCGCCTCCGTGGAGCACGGCGTGCGGGAGCGGCGGTTCGGCTCGGTGGTGCGGCTGGTGGTGACGCCGGGGATGCCGGATCACATCCGCGATCTCCTCGTGCACAACCTCGAGATCCAGCCGCGCAACATCCACGTGGTGGAGGGCCCGCTGGCGCTCTCGGGAGTGTCCTCGCTGGCGTCCGTGGAGCGCAGCGATCTCAAGTTCCCGCCGCTGTTCCCGGCCGTGCCGGCCGCGCTGCGAGGGGACGACGACGTCTTCGCCGCCATCCGGCGCCGGGACGTGCTCATCCACCATCCGTTCGAGTCGTTCGGGCCCGTCGTCGAGTTCCTGAGGGCGGCGGCCCGCGATCCCGACGTCCTCGCCATCAAGATGACGCTGTACCGCGTGGGGCGGAACTCGCCCGTCGTCGAGGCGCTCCTCGAGGCGAACCAGAACCGCAAGCAGGTGGCGGTGCTGGTGGAGCTGAAGGCGCGCTTCGACGAGGAGAGCAACATCGGGTGGGCGAAGGCGCTCGAGGCGGACGGCGTCCACGTCATCTACGGGCTCCTCGGCCTGAAGACCCACTCGAAGATCGCGCTCGTCGTGCGGCGCGAGGGCGAGCGGCTCGCGCGCTACGTCCACCTGTCCACGGGGAACTACAACCCGTTCACCGCCGCCGTGTACACGGACCTCGGGCTCTTCACGGCGGACGAGGAGATCGGCGAGGACGCGACGCAGCTCTTCAACTACCTCACCGGCTACGCGCACCCCCGGGAGTTCCGGCGCCTGCTCGTCGCGCCGGTGAACCTCCGCGAGCGGCTCGTCGAGCTCATCGAGCGTGAGACCGAGCACGCGCGCGCGGGGCGCGGCGGCCACCTCGTGTTCAAGGTGAACGCGCTCGCCGACGAGCGGATGGTGGAGCCGCTCGTGCGCGCCTCGCGGGCCGGAGTCCAGGTGGACCTCCTCGTCCGCGGCATCTGCTGCCTCCGCCCGGGCGTCCCGGGCGCCACCGAGAACGTGCGCGTGACGAGCGTCGTGGGGCGGTTCCTCGAGCACAGCCGCATCTTCTGGTTCCGGAACGCCGGCGCCGAGGAGGTCTACCTGGGCAGCGCAGACCTCATGCGGAGGAACCTGTCGCGCCGCGTCGAGGTGCTGTTTCCGGTCACTGATCCGGCGCTCGTGCGCCACCTGCGCGACCGCGTGCTCGCCACGTACCTGGCGGACAACCGCCGGGCGCGCAGGATGCGGGCCGACGGCGAGTACGAGCGGATCCGGCCAGCCGACGGAGAGCCGCCCGTGGATGCGCAGGCGCGGCTGCTCGCCTCGCCCTCGGCGCCCGTCCCGCCCGACGGCCGCGACGGCCCCTGAGGCGGGGACGCCGCCTCGGCGGATCAGGCGCCGCTGACCGCGGCGTGGCCTGCGTCGACGGACTCCACGTGGATGTCCGACACGCGCACGTCCCCGACGTCCTGCTCGATCTCGCTCGCGAACAGCTCGGCCGCCTCGCGGTCGTCCCAGGCGAGGACGTGGGCGACGTGCTCGGTGTCGCCGGAGCCGTACCTGCAGAGGAAGACCGATTCGCGGAGCATGCGCACCTCCCGGCGTGAGCGGATGCGGCTTTGTAGTCGCAACGGTCCGGACGCACCAGCCCCGAAGCCGGCCGCCGCGTTCGTCACGAAACCGTCACGTTCGCGTCGCCGAGACGCCACGCCAGGCGCGGCGCCCACCCGGTCGCCTGGACGCCGGGCGCGGGCCGCTCCGCCCCCGAGCGCACGTCCGAGTGCGCGGCTACACTCCTTCGGCGTGAAGAGCTCCCACCCCGACGTCGTCGCCGCGATCGACGTCGGCACGAACGCCATCCGGCTGGAGATCGCGCGCGCGGGCCCGGGCGAGTCGATCGAGACGCTGCACCAGGAGCGCGATCCCATTCGTCCAGGGGAGGGGGTGTTCGTCACCGGCCGCATGCCGCCGGCCGTGGAGAAGCGCCTCATCTCCACGCTGCGCCGGTACGCGGCGCTGTGCCGGCGTCACTCCGCGCGCGTCCGGGCCGTGGCGACGAGCGCGATCCGCGAGGCGAAGAACGGCCCCGACGTCGTCAGGCGGGTGCGCGCCGCCGCCGGGATCGAGCTCGAGGTGGTCTCCGGTCGCGAGGAGGCCCGGCTGATCTGCGCGGGCGTCCTGCGCGGGCGTCCTCCCGATGCGCCGGCGCTCGTGCTGGACATCGGCGGCGGATCGACCGAGGTGGCGCGCGCGCTCGGCGAGGCGCCGACGGATCTCTGGTCGGTCCCGCTCGGCGCGGTCCGGCTCACGCAGATCTTCGAGACGCGCGGGCGGGTGTCTCCGGCGCGGCTCGCCGCGCTGCGCGCCTACGCCGCCGAGGAGTTCCGCGAGGCGATCCCCCACCCGCCGAGATCCGTCCGCAGGGCGCTCGGCAGCTCCGGGACCATCGGCGCGGCCGTGGGGTTCGCGGCGGACCAGGGGCGCAGCGCGACGCGCGGCGACGTGAGCCGCGCGGTGGACGCGCTCGCGGGGATGTCGCTCCAGCAGCGGGCGCGCGAGTTCGACCCGCGGCGCGCCGAGATCATCGTCGCGGGGGCGGCCATCCTGGAGGCCGCCGCGCGCCACCTCGGCCTCGAGTCGATCGTCGCCGTGGACAAGGGGCTGCGGGACGGCATCCTCGTCGAGCTGGTCCGGAGCAGCTCGGCCCTGCGCGACGCGTCCAGCGCCGAGGCGCTCGTCGGGTTCGGCCGCCGCTTCGGGTTCGACGAGGCGCACGCGACGCACGTCGCGGCCCTCGCCCTCGAGCTCCACGATCGCCTCGCGCCGCTGCACCGGCTGCCGCCCTCGATGCGGCGGGTGCTGGAGGCGGCGGCCCTCCTCCACGACGTGGGCCACGCCGTGTCGGTGCACGCGCACCACAAGCACACCTACTACCTCGTCTCGAACGCGGACCTGCCGGGCTTCTCGGATCGCGAGCGGGAGCTCGTCGCGCTCGTCGCGCGGTACCACCGCCGGAGCGCGCCGTCGCGGGGCCGCGCGGATCTCGAGGACCTCGGGTCGGGCGAGCTCGCCGCGGTGCGGAAGCTGGTCGCGATCCTGCGCGTCGCGGACGCGCTCGACCGCAGCCACCACCAGCCCGTGCGCCGGCTCGCCACGTCGACCCGGAACGGCGCGGTCCGGATCGCGATCACCGCCCGCGGACCGATCGATCTCGAGCTCTGGGACGCCGAGCGCGAGGCGGGGCTGTTCCGGCGGGTCTTCGCGCACCGCCTCGAGCTCGCGCGCGCGACGCGCGGCTCGGGCGGCGCCCAGGCGACGCGGCGCAGCCGAGGCGCGTGAGGAGCGACCGGAGAGGCTGCTGGGGCCCCGGGGCGACCGGCGGACGCTCACGGCCCGGACGAGCCTCTCCCCCGGCGCTCCGGGGGAGAGGAGGCGGGCCGGGAGGTGGCCTAGAGGTCGAACCGCCCGCGGATGCCGAGCTGCAGCCACTCGTGCATCGCCTGATCGTCGATCTCGCCCGAGATCTCCTCGGCGCCGAGGTCCATCGACACGTTCGAGTACCGGCCGACGCTGAACCCCAGGTACGGCCCGATCGCGAACTGCGGGCTCACGGCGTAGTCCGCGCCGGCGGTGAGGTTCAGCAGCTCGAAGCCGCGGTAGGAGAGGGTGGCCTCCTGGCCGCCGGCCTCGGCCGTCAGGCTCCCCCACTCGTACCCGGCGCCGACGCCCGCGAACGGCTGGAGCCGTCCGATCGCGTCGAAGGTGTAGAGCCCCTGCACGCCGACGCGGACGACGCGCGTGGAGCAGTCGGCCCCGTCGCAGTATGCGTCGAACTCGTCGCCGGACTGGCCGAAGCCGTACGACGCGTACCCGCCGAGCGAGAGCTTCGGGGTGAGCTTGTAGCCGGCGTCGAGCTGGATGGGGATCTGGCTCTTCACGCCGTCGGACATCTTGGCGTCCTTGGCGGCGTCGCCGAGCGCCGGGGCATAGCCGAGCCGCAGGCCCAGCGAGACCTGCGCGTGAGAGGTGAAGGGGACGGCGAGCAGCGTGAGGGCGAACACCGCGGCGAGCAGCTTGCGCATGGATCTCTCCTCGTGAAGGTTGAAGACCGGACCGCAGCGCGCGGCACTTCACCGCTCGTGCCACGCGGGCAGGGCGGGAGCCCTCGCAGCGATCTCGGGCGCTTCGGCGGCGTGTGCGCGGCGCGCGCCCGTGCTCGCACGTGAGCCGGGCGCACGGGCGCGGCGACTCCGCACAGGAGGGGCGATGCCGTGTGCTGCGGGTCAACGCGCGCGCGCGCCGCCGCGGAGCACGGCGTCGAGCGACGCCGGCCCCGGGCCTCGCGCCATCACGAACAGGAACAGGAAGCAGTACAGCGCCGCGAGCTCGCCCTTGTTCACCGAGGGCAGCCACGCGAAGTTCGCCACCGCGAGCTTCCAGTGGAACTGGGTGTACGCGACGGCCATCGTCCCGGAGGCGAGGAAGGCCGCCGCGCGCGTGAAGAGCCCGAGCGCGATGAGCGTCCCGCCCACGAGCTCGATGATCCCCCCGAACCAGAGCTGCGTGCCGAGCGCCGGTGCGGGTCCGGCGGGGAGCCAGCCCAGGATCTTCTGGGCGCCATGGAACGCGAACATCGCTCCTGCGACGAGGCGCAGCGCGGCATAGGCAAGGGTCTCGAGGCGCGCCGCGGTCGCGGCCAGTGCACGGGTGTCCATGCCCGATTCCCATAAGCGTCCGCTCTCGCCTCCCGGCGAACCTTTCGGGGACGGTCCTGGCCGCAGCGCTGCCGGAGGTACGCCTTGACTCCCCAATCATCGACCGCTATCGATGCTGGCGGGGGGCAGGTGACCATGCCGGTCGGGCTCACGGACGAGGAATTCTGCGACATCGCCAAAGCGCTGGCGGATCCCCAGCGCTGCGAGATCCTCGAGCGCGCGGCGGCGGCGGTGGAGCTCTCGTGCTCGGCGATCGTCGAGACGACCGAGCTCTGCCAGTCCACGGTGTCGCACCACCTCAAGGAGCTGGTGAACGCGCAGCTCCTCGAGCGTCGCCGCGACGGCCACTTCGCCTTCTACCGGTTCCGGCGCGACGTGATGGAGGCGTACCTCGACGCGCTCCGGGCGCGGACCCTCTCGGGCGCGAACAGGCCCAAGCCCGCGGAACGACGGGCGCGCGGCCGGTGAGCGGATGTGGGTCACGCCGATCGGCGTGAAAATCGACCTCCGTCGATTTAAGTAACGGGCCATGAACACCTGGTCGCTCGTCCCGATGCTGCTCGTCGACCCCGCCGTGCCCGAGGAGGCGAGGCTCGCCCTCCACGCGTCGCTGCTGCTCAGCGACGCCTGCCGCGCCCGCGAGGCGCGCGCGCTCGCGGGCCGCGTGCTCGTCCAGCGCCGGAGGCTGTCGGTCCGCGAGGCGGCGGAGCTGGTCGGGGTGGAGGCCGGGGCGATCGAGTCCCGCCTGCCCTGCGCGGCGTGACGCGCGGCCCGCGGTCAGCTCGCGGCTCGCTCCGATCGCCAGCTCGGCGCCGCTCCCGTGCTCCCCGCGCGGCCCCTTCGCGACGCCATGAGCGTCCGGAGCCGGTCGTCGCGCAGATAGAGCCCGCTCCATAGCAGCACCCCGACGTAGCTCGGGAAGAGGACGTGGGTGAAGAGCGGATCGCCGACGCGCACGTGCGTGGAGACGGCCCCACCGAGATAGCCCGTCAGCAGGACCGCTCCGAGCAGCGAGGTCCGCGGAACGAGGGTGACGGCGATGAGCGCGAGCTCGAGCCCCCCGATCCCGCGGGCGATCGTCGCGGGATATCCGAGCCGAGCGAACGACTCGACGACGGGGTCGAGCTTCAAGAGCTTGATGGTGCCGTCGAAGAGCAGGAACAGGACGGGGAGGGCAGTGAGGATCCGTCCAGCCCACAGCCTCGTCCTCGAGGCGTCTCCCGCGCCGTGCCCGGAGGTCGCGGAGCGTCCGATCGATGTGGCGCGCGCGCTCATGCCCGCCTCCCCTCGGCCGCTCCCCGTCCGTGAGGCTCGACGGGGGCGAGGTCCGAGTCCTCGAACAGCGGGCGAACGTCCAGCTCGACGTCGCCGACCACGGCCGCGAAGCGCCCGGCCCAGTCGAGGAGCTCTTCGCGCGACTTCACCCGCAGCATCACGTAGCCGGCGATGAGCTCCTTCGACTCGGCGAAGGGCCCGTCGATCACGGTGCGCTTCCCCCCGCCGTACCTGAGCCGCCACCCTTCCGAGCTGGGCTTCAGCCCCTCGGTCGCGAGGAGCACGCCGGCCTTCGTCATCTCCTCGATGAGCTTCCCCATCTCCGCCATCGTCTCCGGGTTCGGCGCGGCGAAGGCCTCCGAGCTCTCGTCCGCCTTGTGCATCGCGAGGACGCGCAGCGGCACCTCTCCCGGCGGCCTCGGCGCGACGCCGAGGTCCCAGGGCTCGGTGACCGGGCCGACGTCGATCTCCACGTCGCCGACCACCTGCGCGAAGCGCGTCGCCCACGCGATGGCCTCCTCCATCGACCTCACCTTCATCAGCGCGAAGCCGGCGATGAGCTCGTTCCTCCCGACGAGCGGCCCCTTCGTCACCTCGCGCTCGCCCCGGGAGAAGTTCAGGCGCACCCGCGTCGAGCTCGGCTTCAGCCCCGCGGCGTCGAGGAACACGCCGGCCTGCACCATCTCCTGGATCAGCCTCCCCATCCCGGCGAGCACCTCCGGGCCGGGGAGAACCCCCGCCTCGGTGCTCTCGTTCACCTTGTGCATGATCATGACGCGCATCGCTCCGTCTCCTTGGCTGGGGCCTTAAGGACACGACGAGCGAGGCTCCGCGAGATCGACACGGCTGCCGAGGTCCTCGCGGGCCCTGCAAACGTTCGCTTCGCCGGACGGCGATCGTCCGCGGCGTAGACCCACCTGGTGCGGCATCCCAGCGCCGGCCGCGGTGTCAGTCCCCGTGGCCGTTCGCGCGGGGGAGAGACTGAGCCATGGAACACAGGGTTTGCCGCCGGTCGTCACGGGTCGCGCTGGTCGCGTCGTTCGTCCTCGCCGCCTGCGGCGGCTCCTCGTACGGAGGAGGAGGCGGGAGTGGGGGCGGAGACGGCTACGGAGGCGACGGTGGAGGCGGCGGTGGAGGAACCGCCGCGACGGCCCTGTGGGTCATCCCCGAATCCGCGCCCGCGCTGACGAGCGATGGCCGCGCCGCCTTCACGGCGGGAGGCCTCTACTACAACGCGCACACGGCGGCGAACACGGGCGGTGAGATCCGCGGTCAGCT includes:
- a CDS encoding inorganic diphosphatase; this translates as MPISSVRARTAGGFHVVVEAPRGATVKLKHDPALDVMFAHRPLPLGFAYPYDWGFVPGTKAADGDPVDALVYWEVASYPGVVIRCRALGVLELEQDAKGGGRERNDRILALPLANPRGAGLHTHADLDRRVLEEIEHFFTSSVFFEPKDPRVLGWRGPEAAERLLGG
- the ppk1 gene encoding polyphosphate kinase 1, with translation MQSPAEPAVPPEVVSPRAGGDGAPAAGVAADAAAAVARDLAADTAKLDPGLLVNRELSLLAFQWRVFEEVNDPSNPLLERVRFLSIVAANLDELFMIRVAGLEQQVAAGLTEPSSDGLTPLQQLTELRRETLRLTRALGAAWQDELLPALDAAGIHVLDHPQLDPKQASWARTYFDEMVMPVLTPLAFDPGRPFPHISNLSLNLAVLVEDEGIDRFARIKVPDTLPRLVPIGRATGGLDGSGTAHRHHAFVWLEQLVAAHVERLFPGVKVKGVHPFHVTRDAEMELQELEAADLLASVEHGVRERRFGSVVRLVVTPGMPDHIRDLLVHNLEIQPRNIHVVEGPLALSGVSSLASVERSDLKFPPLFPAVPAALRGDDDVFAAIRRRDVLIHHPFESFGPVVEFLRAAARDPDVLAIKMTLYRVGRNSPVVEALLEANQNRKQVAVLVELKARFDEESNIGWAKALEADGVHVIYGLLGLKTHSKIALVVRREGERLARYVHLSTGNYNPFTAAVYTDLGLFTADEEIGEDATQLFNYLTGYAHPREFRRLLVAPVNLRERLVELIERETEHARAGRGGHLVFKVNALADERMVEPLVRASRAGVQVDLLVRGICCLRPGVPGATENVRVTSVVGRFLEHSRIFWFRNAGAEEVYLGSADLMRRNLSRRVEVLFPVTDPALVRHLRDRVLATYLADNRRARRMRADGEYERIRPADGEPPVDAQARLLASPSAPVPPDGRDGP
- a CDS encoding Ppx/GppA phosphatase family protein, with the protein product MKSSHPDVVAAIDVGTNAIRLEIARAGPGESIETLHQERDPIRPGEGVFVTGRMPPAVEKRLISTLRRYAALCRRHSARVRAVATSAIREAKNGPDVVRRVRAAAGIELEVVSGREEARLICAGVLRGRPPDAPALVLDIGGGSTEVARALGEAPTDLWSVPLGAVRLTQIFETRGRVSPARLAALRAYAAEEFREAIPHPPRSVRRALGSSGTIGAAVGFAADQGRSATRGDVSRAVDALAGMSLQQRAREFDPRRAEIIVAGAAILEAAARHLGLESIVAVDKGLRDGILVELVRSSSALRDASSAEALVGFGRRFGFDEAHATHVAALALELHDRLAPLHRLPPSMRRVLEAAALLHDVGHAVSVHAHHKHTYYLVSNADLPGFSDRERELVALVARYHRRSAPSRGRADLEDLGSGELAAVRKLVAILRVADALDRSHHQPVRRLATSTRNGAVRIAITARGPIDLELWDAEREAGLFRRVFAHRLELARATRGSGGAQATRRSRGA
- a CDS encoding outer membrane beta-barrel protein, which translates into the protein MRKLLAAVFALTLLAVPFTSHAQVSLGLRLGYAPALGDAAKDAKMSDGVKSQIPIQLDAGYKLTPKLSLGGYASYGFGQSGDEFDAYCDGADCSTRVVRVGVQGLYTFDAIGRLQPFAGVGAGYEWGSLTAEAGGQEATLSYRGFELLNLTAGADYAVSPQFAIGPYLGFSVGRYSNVSMDLGAEEISGEIDDQAMHEWLQLGIRGRFDL
- a CDS encoding DoxX family protein, coding for MDTRALAATAARLETLAYAALRLVAGAMFAFHGAQKILGWLPAGPAPALGTQLWFGGIIELVGGTLIALGLFTRAAAFLASGTMAVAYTQFHWKLAVANFAWLPSVNKGELAALYCFLFLFVMARGPGPASLDAVLRGGARAR
- a CDS encoding helix-turn-helix transcriptional regulator, with protein sequence MPVGLTDEEFCDIAKALADPQRCEILERAAAAVELSCSAIVETTELCQSTVSHHLKELVNAQLLERRRDGHFAFYRFRRDVMEAYLDALRARTLSGANRPKPAERRARGR
- a CDS encoding DoxX family protein yields the protein MSARATSIGRSATSGHGAGDASRTRLWAGRILTALPVLFLLFDGTIKLLKLDPVVESFARLGYPATIARGIGGLELALIAVTLVPRTSLLGAVLLTGYLGGAVSTHVRVGDPLFTHVLFPSYVGVLLWSGLYLRDDRLRTLMASRRGRAGSTGAAPSWRSERAAS
- a CDS encoding YciI family protein, whose amino-acid sequence is MRVMIMHKVNESTEAGVLPGPEVLAGMGRLIQEMVQAGVFLDAAGLKPSSTRVRLNFSRGEREVTKGPLVGRNELIAGFALMKVRSMEEAIAWATRFAQVVGDVEIDVGPVTEPWDLGVAPRPPGEVPLRVLAMHKADESSEAFAAPNPETMAEMGKLIEEMTKAGVLLATEGLKPSSEGWRLRYGGGKRTVIDGPFAESKELIAGYVMLRVKSREELLDWAGRFAAVVGDVELDVRPLFEDSDLAPVEPHGRGAAEGRRA